The following are encoded together in the Geobacter sulfurreducens PCA genome:
- a CDS encoding cupin domain-containing protein — protein MKIGERLKRLRMINSLTQEELANRADLTKGYISQLENDATSPSIATLKDILDVFGVSMQEFFSDPIGEDVVYGKDARVQPSADDAAVMVELLVPGAQNREMDPALVTLAPGEEMDEQNFHEGEEFGFVLLGRIQLRLDDKVYTLKKDECFYFTSDKRHTVKNIGKGPAKILWVVTPPTFDY, from the coding sequence GTGAAGATCGGCGAGCGGTTGAAGCGGCTCAGGATGATCAACTCCCTCACCCAGGAGGAATTGGCCAATCGGGCCGACCTGACCAAGGGATACATCTCCCAGCTTGAGAACGACGCCACCTCTCCGTCCATCGCCACTCTGAAGGACATCCTCGACGTGTTCGGCGTCAGCATGCAGGAGTTCTTCAGCGATCCAATCGGCGAGGACGTGGTCTACGGCAAGGATGCCCGGGTTCAGCCCTCGGCCGACGATGCGGCCGTGATGGTGGAACTCCTCGTCCCCGGCGCCCAGAACCGGGAGATGGACCCGGCCCTGGTGACCCTGGCCCCGGGCGAGGAGATGGACGAGCAGAACTTCCACGAGGGAGAGGAGTTCGGCTTCGTCCTTCTGGGCCGAATCCAGCTCCGGCTGGACGACAAGGTCTACACGCTGAAAAAGGACGAATGCTTCTACTTCACCTCGGACAAGCGCCATACGGTGAAAAATATCGGCAAGGGGCCGGCCAAGATATTGTGGGTCGTGACCCCGCCGACATTTGATTACTGA
- the proC gene encoding pyrroline-5-carboxylate reductase: MLKGSTLGFIGGGNMAEAIIKGLLAGGVAAADVMVAEPVAARREYLHGTYGIDVCADNGRVAAAADALVMAVKPQVFRGMVAALGPAGLDGKLLISIMAGITTADMEEVCGSAARVIRVMPNTPALVLEGASTLCRGRNATDDDLFFATGIFDLVGTTCVVEEKLMDAVTGVSGCGPAYVFLFMEALSDAGVKNGLPRDVATRLAAQTVLGAARLLLETGDHPGVLKEKVTSPGGSTIAGIASLERDAFRGAVMAAVDAATARSAELGKK; encoded by the coding sequence ATGCTGAAGGGAAGCACTCTCGGCTTCATCGGCGGCGGGAACATGGCTGAGGCGATCATCAAAGGGCTGCTGGCCGGCGGGGTCGCGGCGGCGGACGTGATGGTGGCTGAACCGGTGGCAGCGCGGCGGGAATACCTGCACGGCACCTACGGCATCGACGTCTGCGCCGACAACGGCCGGGTGGCCGCCGCTGCCGACGCCCTGGTCATGGCCGTAAAGCCCCAGGTGTTCCGTGGCATGGTTGCGGCCCTGGGGCCGGCAGGGCTCGACGGCAAGCTGCTCATCTCCATCATGGCGGGGATTACCACCGCGGACATGGAGGAGGTCTGCGGCAGCGCGGCCCGGGTGATCCGGGTGATGCCGAACACCCCGGCCCTGGTGCTGGAAGGGGCGTCCACCCTCTGTCGCGGCAGGAACGCCACCGATGACGATCTGTTCTTTGCCACGGGAATCTTCGACCTGGTGGGGACCACCTGCGTGGTGGAGGAAAAGCTCATGGACGCCGTCACCGGCGTCTCCGGCTGCGGCCCGGCCTACGTCTTCCTCTTCATGGAGGCCCTTTCCGACGCCGGCGTGAAAAACGGCCTCCCCCGGGACGTGGCCACGAGACTGGCGGCCCAGACGGTACTGGGAGCTGCGAGACTGCTCCTGGAGACCGGCGACCACCCAGGCGTCCTCAAGGAGAAGGTCACCTCCCCCGGCGGCAGCACCATCGCCGGCATCGCCTCCCTGGAGCGGGATGCCTTCCGCGGAGCGGTCATGGCCGCCGTGGACGCCGCTACTGCCCGCTCGGCGGAGCTGGGCAAAAAATAA
- a CDS encoding polysaccharide deacetylase family protein, with translation MLFRLIVAVMFLASFSSAARAVPRPVSAADFSVPILLYHRFGPTVADGMTIKTSVFEEHLKYLRDNGYRVIPLRQVVDFYLKKGPAPPPKSVVIVEDDAHKSVYTDMLPLVKKYRVPVTVFIYPSAVSNAKYAMTWDQLRELKKTGLFDFQSHTYWHPNFKKERKKLPPAEFDRLVESQLKKSREKIEKELGVTVDMLAWPFGIYDDDLIRRAGTLGYRATFTIDRRHVTPAESVMKLPRYLMINADQGKVFAQILAGSGPRRNVVY, from the coding sequence ATGCTGTTCCGCCTGATTGTCGCGGTTATGTTCCTGGCGTCCTTCTCGTCCGCCGCCCGGGCCGTGCCCCGGCCGGTTTCGGCCGCGGATTTCTCGGTTCCCATCCTCCTTTACCACCGCTTCGGCCCCACCGTTGCCGACGGCATGACCATCAAAACATCGGTCTTCGAGGAACACCTGAAGTATCTGCGGGACAACGGCTACCGGGTGATTCCCCTGCGGCAGGTGGTGGACTTCTATCTGAAAAAGGGACCGGCGCCGCCCCCCAAGTCGGTGGTGATCGTGGAGGACGACGCCCATAAGTCGGTCTATACCGACATGCTGCCGTTGGTGAAGAAGTACCGGGTGCCGGTGACGGTCTTCATCTACCCGTCGGCCGTCTCCAACGCGAAGTATGCCATGACTTGGGACCAGCTCCGGGAGCTGAAAAAAACGGGGCTCTTCGATTTCCAGTCCCACACCTACTGGCATCCCAACTTCAAGAAGGAGCGGAAGAAACTCCCCCCGGCGGAGTTTGACCGGCTGGTGGAGTCGCAGCTGAAAAAATCGAGGGAAAAGATCGAGAAGGAACTCGGGGTGACGGTGGACATGCTCGCCTGGCCCTTCGGCATTTATGACGACGACCTGATCCGCCGGGCCGGGACGCTGGGGTACCGGGCCACCTTCACCATCGACCGTCGCCACGTGACGCCGGCCGAGAGCGTCATGAAGCTGCCCCGTTATCTCATGATCAACGCCGACCAGGGGAAGGTCTTCGCCCAGATCCTGGCCGGGAGCGGACCCCGGAGAAATGTCGTCTACTGA
- a CDS encoding YggS family pyridoxal phosphate-dependent enzyme, with protein sequence MAIADNLTHILAKIAAAARRAGRDPASVRLVAVSKTIPAEAVEDAARAGQRLFGENYVQEFTAKAREVRDPVEWHFIGHLQSNKVKYLAGLVTCIHSVDRLSLAEEIDRQWAKLDAVCDILVQVNIADEETKSGTSASELTDLVAAMATLPHVRVRGLMTMPPFFDDPEEARPYFRELRRLADAVAAENIPGISMTELSMGMSGDFEAAVEEGATLVRIGTALFGERVYRP encoded by the coding sequence ATGGCAATCGCCGACAATTTGACCCATATCCTGGCAAAGATCGCGGCCGCGGCCCGGCGGGCCGGGCGTGATCCGGCGTCGGTGCGCCTCGTTGCGGTCTCCAAGACCATTCCGGCCGAGGCGGTTGAGGACGCGGCCCGGGCAGGGCAGCGGCTCTTCGGCGAGAACTACGTGCAGGAATTCACGGCCAAGGCCCGTGAGGTGCGTGATCCGGTGGAGTGGCATTTCATCGGTCACCTTCAATCCAACAAGGTCAAGTACCTGGCCGGGCTCGTGACCTGTATCCATTCGGTGGACCGTCTGTCCCTGGCCGAGGAGATCGACCGCCAGTGGGCAAAGCTCGACGCGGTCTGCGACATCCTCGTGCAGGTGAACATCGCAGACGAGGAGACCAAGAGCGGCACCTCGGCGTCCGAACTCACAGACCTGGTGGCGGCCATGGCCACCCTGCCCCACGTGCGGGTCCGGGGTCTCATGACCATGCCTCCCTTCTTCGACGACCCCGAGGAGGCCCGTCCCTACTTCCGCGAGCTCAGGCGCCTGGCCGACGCGGTGGCTGCCGAGAACATTCCCGGTATTTCCATGACGGAACTCTCCATGGGGATGTCCGGTGACTTCGAGGCTGCCGTGGAGGAGGGGGCTACGCTGGTCCGCATCGGAACGGCCCTGTTCGGCGAACGGGTGTATCGTCCCTGA
- a CDS encoding Maf family nucleotide pyrophosphatase — MEKGRIVLASASPRRLELLASAGVEFDVCASDIPEEPIPGEAPADFATRLARDKAVATAARTEGRWFVGADTIVVCAGEIMGKPVDEADAVRMLRKLSGVSHEVITGYAVYDRERDGLLCKAVVTKVVFKPLRDEEISAYVATGCPMDKAGAYAIQGGAAYMVERIDGSYTNVVGLPLCEVVEDLRRIGAL, encoded by the coding sequence ATGGAAAAGGGTAGGATCGTCCTGGCGTCCGCCTCACCCCGGCGGCTGGAGCTGCTGGCATCGGCCGGGGTGGAATTCGACGTCTGTGCGAGCGATATCCCCGAGGAGCCCATCCCCGGCGAGGCCCCGGCGGATTTCGCCACGCGCCTGGCCCGGGACAAGGCCGTGGCCACGGCGGCCCGGACCGAGGGGCGCTGGTTCGTGGGTGCCGATACCATCGTGGTCTGTGCCGGCGAGATCATGGGCAAGCCCGTGGATGAGGCCGATGCCGTGCGGATGCTCAGGAAACTCTCCGGTGTTTCCCACGAAGTAATTACCGGCTATGCCGTTTACGACCGGGAACGCGACGGTCTGCTCTGCAAGGCGGTGGTGACCAAGGTCGTGTTCAAACCCTTGCGTGACGAGGAAATCAGCGCCTACGTAGCCACCGGCTGCCCCATGGACAAGGCCGGAGCCTATGCCATTCAGGGGGGCGCTGCCTATATGGTCGAGCGGATCGACGGCTCCTATACCAATGTGGTTGGCCTGCCGCTCTGCGAAGTGGTGGAGGATCTGCGCCGCATCGGCGCCCTGTGA
- the trmFO gene encoding methylenetetrahydrofolate--tRNA-(uracil(54)-C(5))-methyltransferase (FADH(2)-oxidizing) TrmFO has protein sequence MTGAVTIIGGGLAGCEAAWQIAGRGVRVVLREMKPQRYSPAHHLSGLAELVCSNSLRGESLENAVGLLKEELRRAGSLIMAAADATRVPAGGALAVDRELFSSYVTERIEGHPLIELVREEVTELPAEGVLVIASGPLTSDALAERLKQITGDSLYFYDAIAPIVAADSLDSDKVFRASRYGKGDGDDYLNCPLSEEEYERFVDAVLAAEKVPARDFEKVVHFEGCMPVEEMAERGRETLRFGPLKPVGLTDPRTGREPHAVVQLRAENREGTLFNLVGFQTKLTWPEQRRVFRMIPGLESAEFVRLGSMHRNTFINAPTLLEPTFRLKGDPRTFFAGQITGVEGYVESAGSGFLAGINSARLVRGEDPAVPPPVTALGALVAHITTAPARHFQPMNVNYGLFPPLEGKVKKKDRRGRLAERALAELDHWLATV, from the coding sequence ATGACCGGTGCCGTCACCATCATCGGCGGCGGCCTGGCTGGGTGCGAGGCCGCCTGGCAGATCGCCGGGCGCGGCGTGCGGGTCGTTCTGCGGGAGATGAAGCCCCAGCGCTACTCGCCGGCCCACCACCTGTCCGGGCTGGCGGAGCTGGTCTGCTCAAACTCGCTCCGGGGGGAGTCCCTGGAGAACGCCGTGGGGCTCCTCAAGGAAGAGTTGCGGCGGGCCGGCTCACTCATCATGGCCGCGGCCGACGCCACCCGGGTGCCTGCAGGCGGCGCCCTGGCCGTGGACCGGGAACTGTTCTCCTCCTACGTAACCGAGCGGATCGAGGGGCATCCCCTGATCGAGCTGGTGCGCGAGGAGGTGACGGAGCTTCCCGCCGAAGGGGTCCTGGTGATCGCCTCGGGGCCCCTGACCAGCGACGCCCTGGCCGAGCGGCTGAAGCAGATCACCGGCGACAGCCTCTACTTCTACGATGCCATCGCTCCCATCGTTGCGGCCGACTCCCTCGATTCGGACAAGGTTTTCCGGGCCTCCCGCTACGGCAAGGGGGACGGTGACGACTACCTGAACTGCCCCCTCTCCGAAGAAGAGTACGAGCGGTTCGTTGATGCCGTTCTCGCCGCGGAAAAGGTACCGGCCAGGGATTTTGAAAAAGTGGTACACTTTGAGGGGTGCATGCCCGTGGAAGAGATGGCGGAGCGGGGCCGGGAAACTCTCCGCTTCGGCCCCCTGAAGCCGGTGGGGCTCACGGACCCCCGTACCGGCCGTGAACCCCACGCGGTGGTGCAGTTGCGGGCCGAGAACCGGGAGGGAACCCTGTTCAACCTGGTGGGTTTCCAGACCAAGCTCACCTGGCCCGAACAGCGGCGAGTCTTCCGAATGATCCCCGGCCTGGAGAGCGCCGAGTTCGTCCGGCTCGGCTCAATGCACCGCAATACGTTCATCAATGCGCCGACCCTGCTGGAGCCCACCTTCCGGCTCAAGGGCGACCCCCGCACCTTCTTTGCCGGCCAGATCACCGGGGTGGAGGGATACGTGGAATCGGCCGGCAGCGGTTTCCTGGCCGGTATCAATAGTGCCCGGCTCGTGCGGGGTGAGGATCCGGCAGTTCCGCCGCCGGTCACCGCCCTGGGTGCGCTGGTGGCCCATATCACCACTGCGCCGGCCAGGCACTTTCAGCCTATGAACGTAAACTACGGACTGTTCCCGCCCCTCGAGGGGAAAGTGAAAAAGAAGGATCGCCGGGGAAGGCTTGCGGAGCGAGCCCTGGCGGAACTGGATCATTGGCTCGCAACAGTGTAG
- the topA gene encoding type I DNA topoisomerase, with protein MSQHLVIVESPAKAKTIEKFLGPDYKVLASYGHVRALPSKQGSVDVEHDFEPRYAVLPESKRHIDAIKKELKASDSLLLATDPDREGEAISWHLLAALGVKPEKPPVPVRRVVFHEITKDAIVHAVENPRDISQDLVDAQQARSILDYLVGFNLSPFLWKKIRYGLSAGRVQSVALRLICEREKEIQAFQSQEYWTIGAELAKEGGQKCTANLVEAEGKKLDKFDIPDQAAADRLVKALENATFTVDKVTKSERKRTPAPPFTTSTLQQEAARKLGFSAKKTMATAQKLYEGVAIDEGLVGLITYMRTDSVVLSNQALQEAHQVITSLYGPEYALAKPRFYKNKAKNAQEAHEAVRPTSIARTPAELKKYLSSDQFKLYDLIWKRTVACQMAEALLDQTSVDIGAGKGYRFRAAGTVIRFPGFMKLYIEGVDDQAEEKEGTLPPLTEGELLKLLKLLPEQHFTQPPPRYTEASLVKTLEEYGIGRPSTYASIMNTLLERKYARLDSKRFIPEDVGMVVNDLLTNHFTTYVDYNFTATLEEELDQVSRGEKRWKPLLREFWEPFQGLLKQKEGEVSKADLTTEATDEACPECGKPLVVKLGKRGKFIACSGYKEGCTYTRNIDQGEGREQAEPVLSEEKCDKCGSPMLIKDGRFGKYLACSAYPACKNIQPLVKPKGTGHTCPECKEGELTEKKSRYGKMFYSCNRYPQCKFALWDPPQPGPCPKCGFPLLVKKVYKREGEFLKCPKEGCDYRTEGKK; from the coding sequence ATGTCCCAACATCTCGTCATAGTAGAATCTCCTGCCAAGGCTAAGACCATAGAGAAGTTCCTCGGCCCGGACTACAAGGTGCTCGCATCCTACGGCCATGTGCGCGCCCTGCCGAGCAAGCAGGGCTCCGTGGACGTGGAGCACGACTTCGAGCCCCGCTACGCCGTCCTGCCCGAGAGCAAACGGCACATCGACGCCATCAAGAAGGAGTTGAAGGCGAGCGATTCGCTCCTGCTGGCCACCGACCCCGACCGGGAAGGGGAGGCCATCTCCTGGCACCTGCTGGCGGCCCTGGGCGTGAAGCCCGAGAAACCGCCGGTACCGGTCAGGCGGGTGGTGTTCCACGAGATCACCAAGGACGCCATAGTCCATGCCGTGGAGAATCCCCGCGATATCTCACAGGATCTGGTGGACGCCCAGCAGGCTCGCTCAATTCTCGATTATCTCGTGGGTTTCAATCTCTCCCCCTTCCTCTGGAAGAAGATTCGTTACGGCCTTTCCGCCGGCCGGGTCCAGTCGGTGGCCCTGCGGCTCATCTGCGAGCGGGAGAAGGAGATCCAGGCGTTCCAGTCCCAGGAATACTGGACCATCGGCGCGGAGCTGGCCAAGGAGGGGGGGCAGAAGTGCACCGCCAATCTGGTCGAAGCCGAGGGGAAGAAGCTCGACAAGTTCGACATCCCCGATCAGGCTGCGGCCGACCGGCTCGTGAAGGCCCTGGAGAACGCCACCTTCACTGTGGACAAGGTGACGAAGAGCGAGCGCAAGCGGACGCCGGCGCCGCCGTTTACCACATCGACCCTCCAGCAGGAGGCTGCCCGCAAACTGGGCTTTTCGGCCAAAAAGACCATGGCCACGGCCCAAAAGCTCTACGAAGGGGTCGCCATCGACGAAGGGCTCGTGGGTCTCATCACTTACATGCGTACCGACAGCGTGGTGCTGTCGAACCAGGCACTGCAGGAGGCCCACCAGGTCATCACTTCCCTGTACGGTCCCGAATACGCCCTTGCCAAGCCCCGCTTCTACAAAAACAAGGCTAAGAACGCCCAGGAGGCCCACGAGGCGGTCCGCCCCACCTCCATCGCCCGCACCCCGGCGGAGCTGAAAAAGTACCTCTCCTCCGACCAGTTCAAGCTGTACGACCTGATCTGGAAGCGGACCGTGGCCTGCCAGATGGCCGAGGCGCTCCTGGACCAAACCTCCGTCGATATCGGCGCGGGCAAGGGCTACCGCTTCCGGGCCGCCGGCACCGTGATCCGCTTTCCCGGATTTATGAAGCTGTACATCGAAGGGGTGGACGATCAGGCCGAAGAGAAGGAGGGGACCCTCCCTCCCCTCACCGAAGGGGAACTCCTGAAGCTCCTGAAGCTCCTCCCGGAGCAGCACTTCACCCAGCCGCCCCCCCGGTACACCGAGGCGAGCCTGGTGAAGACGCTGGAAGAGTACGGCATCGGGCGCCCCTCAACCTATGCCTCCATCATGAACACGCTCCTGGAGCGCAAGTACGCCCGCCTCGACAGCAAGCGCTTCATCCCCGAGGATGTGGGGATGGTGGTCAACGATCTTCTGACCAACCATTTCACCACGTACGTGGACTACAACTTCACCGCCACCCTTGAGGAAGAGCTCGACCAGGTCTCCCGGGGGGAAAAGCGGTGGAAGCCGCTGCTGCGCGAGTTCTGGGAGCCCTTCCAGGGACTGCTCAAACAGAAAGAGGGCGAGGTCAGCAAGGCGGACCTCACCACCGAGGCCACGGACGAGGCATGCCCCGAATGCGGAAAACCCCTGGTGGTGAAGCTCGGCAAGCGCGGCAAGTTCATTGCCTGCTCCGGTTACAAGGAAGGGTGCACCTATACCCGCAACATCGACCAGGGTGAGGGAAGAGAGCAGGCGGAGCCGGTCCTGTCCGAGGAAAAGTGCGACAAATGCGGCAGCCCCATGCTCATCAAGGACGGGCGCTTCGGCAAGTACCTGGCCTGCTCGGCCTATCCCGCCTGCAAGAACATCCAGCCCCTGGTGAAGCCCAAGGGGACCGGCCATACCTGCCCCGAATGCAAGGAAGGGGAGCTGACCGAGAAAAAGTCCCGCTACGGCAAGATGTTCTACTCCTGCAACCGCTATCCCCAGTGCAAGTTCGCCCTCTGGGACCCGCCCCAGCCGGGGCCGTGCCCCAAGTGCGGCTTCCCGCTGCTGGTGAAGAAGGTCTACAAGCGGGAAGGGGAGTTCCTCAAGTGTCCCAAGGAAGGATGCGACTACCGGACCGAAGGGAAAAAGTAA
- the dprA gene encoding DNA-processing protein DprA yields the protein MYHWFALRSVPLVGNVLYRRLLDRFGSPEAVFRASDAELASVRGVSSAVAASIRGHDPRAFAESECERVRRAGVRIVTIRDPDYPPLLLQIADPPPYLYVKGDPTGLEPAVAVVGSRRATVYGRTVTARLAEDLARRGVAVVSGMARGIDTAAHQGALAGEGRTVGVLGCGIDVVYPPENRALFARVADRGALVSEFPLGMGPLAENFPRRNRIISGMCRGVLVVEAAERSGSLITAQMALDQGRDVFAIPGNITSSGSSGTNRLIREGAKLVAGVEDILEELVPRAAAAVAVAPPLPPLPAGEAALMAMFGADPLHIDEIIAKSALTVGEVSAMLLRLELKGVVTQLPGKFFHAN from the coding sequence ATGTATCACTGGTTTGCGCTCAGATCGGTCCCCCTGGTGGGGAATGTCCTCTATCGCCGGCTGCTGGATCGGTTCGGCTCTCCCGAGGCGGTTTTCAGGGCCTCCGATGCTGAGCTTGCGTCCGTGCGCGGCGTAAGCTCCGCCGTTGCGGCCTCCATCCGGGGGCATGATCCCCGTGCCTTTGCCGAGTCAGAGTGCGAACGGGTCCGGCGCGCGGGCGTCCGCATCGTCACCATCCGGGACCCTGACTACCCGCCGCTTCTCCTCCAGATTGCCGACCCGCCCCCCTACCTCTACGTCAAGGGCGACCCGACGGGGCTGGAGCCTGCCGTGGCCGTGGTGGGGTCGCGCCGGGCCACCGTTTACGGCCGCACCGTAACGGCCCGGCTGGCCGAGGACCTTGCCCGCCGCGGGGTGGCGGTGGTTTCGGGCATGGCCCGGGGCATCGACACTGCGGCCCACCAGGGCGCCCTGGCCGGGGAGGGGAGAACCGTCGGCGTTCTGGGGTGCGGCATCGACGTGGTGTATCCCCCCGAGAACCGGGCGCTCTTCGCCCGGGTGGCCGACCGGGGAGCCCTGGTGTCCGAGTTCCCCCTGGGCATGGGGCCTCTGGCCGAGAATTTTCCCCGCCGCAACCGGATCATCAGCGGCATGTGCCGCGGTGTCCTGGTGGTGGAGGCGGCCGAGCGGAGCGGCTCGCTCATCACGGCACAGATGGCCCTGGACCAGGGGCGGGACGTCTTCGCCATCCCGGGGAATATCACGAGCAGCGGCAGCAGCGGCACCAACCGGCTCATCAGGGAAGGGGCCAAACTCGTGGCCGGAGTCGAGGATATCCTGGAAGAGCTTGTCCCCCGAGCTGCGGCCGCGGTTGCCGTTGCGCCGCCACTGCCGCCGCTTCCCGCCGGCGAGGCCGCCCTGATGGCGATGTTCGGCGCCGATCCACTTCACATCGACGAGATCATTGCCAAAAGCGCGTTGACAGTGGGGGAGGTTTCGGCTATGTTACTGCGCCTGGAACTGAAAGGAGTCGTAACTCAGCTTCCCGGCAAGTTTTTTCACGCTAACTGA
- a CDS encoding LysM peptidoglycan-binding domain-containing protein yields the protein MKRMLAASLLLALSLVAPLGVLAAAEEPTVYVIQKGDTLWGLSERFLKDPYYWPNLWARNPAIGNPHFIYPGQRVRVYPDRIEIEPRTPATPEAAPSPRPSEEPVAERSFLVSGSEGYLVEKGFKPAGRIITTSQSRVIVGEDDIVYVDIGADQGAKVGDRFSVYKKLEAVSHPVTNVILGEKMIPLGTLQLTEVEGKVSKAIVTKSYQEIGPGSLILPWRDKRRLVPLKAAQQDMNGFVVDSQGGNKAISEGDLVFIDLGKSQGAQPGHMLYVLRDVVPDQQYADISVKKLPPEVIGALVVVASGETTSTALVVKSIDTIYRGDRVEVRAAR from the coding sequence ATGAAACGGATGCTGGCTGCTTCCCTCCTTCTCGCCCTCTCTCTTGTCGCTCCCCTCGGGGTGCTGGCTGCCGCAGAGGAGCCGACGGTCTACGTCATCCAGAAGGGTGACACCCTCTGGGGACTGTCCGAGCGCTTTCTCAAGGACCCGTACTACTGGCCGAACCTCTGGGCCAGAAACCCCGCTATCGGCAATCCCCACTTCATCTATCCGGGACAGCGGGTCAGGGTCTATCCCGACCGGATCGAGATCGAGCCGCGTACGCCCGCCACGCCCGAGGCGGCACCGTCGCCCCGCCCCTCCGAGGAACCGGTGGCGGAGCGGAGCTTCCTGGTGAGCGGCAGCGAAGGGTATCTGGTGGAAAAAGGGTTCAAGCCCGCCGGCAGGATCATCACCACCAGCCAGAGCCGCGTGATCGTGGGCGAGGACGACATCGTCTACGTGGACATCGGTGCGGATCAGGGCGCCAAGGTGGGCGACCGGTTCTCCGTCTATAAAAAGCTCGAAGCAGTGAGCCATCCGGTCACGAACGTGATCCTCGGCGAGAAGATGATCCCCCTCGGCACCCTCCAGCTCACCGAGGTGGAAGGAAAGGTCTCCAAGGCAATTGTGACCAAGTCCTATCAGGAGATCGGGCCTGGCTCCCTCATCCTCCCCTGGCGGGACAAGCGACGCCTGGTTCCCCTGAAGGCGGCCCAGCAGGATATGAACGGTTTTGTCGTTGACTCGCAGGGGGGCAACAAGGCCATCAGCGAAGGTGACCTTGTCTTCATAGACCTCGGAAAAAGCCAGGGCGCCCAGCCGGGGCACATGCTCTACGTGCTGCGCGACGTGGTGCCCGATCAGCAGTATGCCGACATCTCAGTGAAGAAGCTGCCGCCCGAGGTGATCGGCGCCCTGGTGGTGGTGGCCAGCGGCGAGACCACGTCGACGGCCCTGGTGGTGAAGAGCATCGATACCATCTACCGGGGCGACCGGGTCGAGGTCCGGGCCGCCAGGTAG
- the ybgF gene encoding tol-pal system protein YbgF has translation MNLLRHAVAGLCLVASAGCSGQDVMVRKQSEMETRLEHLHQASTTSGVRLAELSAEVTALRERLAAQGAELEQIKAGQRELQANITERLAQVAPAAGTPSRIEVVSRDGAPREKDGPPDAYLKAFGLYSANNFAGAVEAFQAFLAEHPDSEYAGNALYWIGECHYSRSDLPRALDAFRLVAERYPASTKVPDALLKSGYTLYAMKEPERAREILESLAAKYPRSPAAAKARERLAVATPKKQ, from the coding sequence ATGAACCTGCTCAGACACGCTGTTGCCGGACTTTGCCTCGTGGCGTCCGCCGGTTGCAGCGGCCAGGATGTGATGGTACGGAAGCAGTCGGAGATGGAGACGCGCCTGGAGCACCTGCATCAGGCCAGCACCACCTCCGGCGTGCGCCTCGCCGAACTTTCGGCCGAGGTGACCGCGCTCCGCGAGCGCCTGGCCGCCCAGGGCGCCGAGCTCGAGCAGATCAAGGCCGGACAGCGGGAACTGCAGGCGAACATCACCGAACGTCTCGCCCAGGTTGCCCCCGCGGCCGGTACCCCATCCCGCATCGAGGTGGTGAGCCGAGACGGCGCGCCCCGTGAAAAGGACGGCCCCCCCGATGCTTACCTGAAGGCCTTCGGCCTCTACAGCGCCAACAACTTCGCCGGCGCCGTGGAGGCGTTTCAGGCATTCCTTGCGGAACATCCCGACAGCGAGTATGCGGGCAATGCCCTCTACTGGATCGGCGAATGCCACTATTCGCGCTCCGACCTGCCCCGGGCGCTGGATGCCTTCAGATTGGTGGCCGAGCGCTATCCCGCGAGCACTAAGGTCCCCGATGCTCTCCTCAAGAGCGGCTACACGCTCTATGCCATGAAGGAGCCTGAGCGGGCCCGGGAGATCCTCGAATCGCTCGCCGCCAAGTATCCCCGGAGCCCCGCTGCGGCCAAGGCCCGCGAACGCCTCGCTGTTGCGACTCCGAAAAAACAGTGA
- a CDS encoding glycosyltransferase family 2 protein: MKISFVIPVHNEQDNLLPLFDEITRMADAERYEYEIIFVDDGSRDNSLQVLKSLARGCPAVRYLSLAANRGQSAALGVGFAHAAGDVIITMDADGQNDPADVPAMMARYGEGCDMVTGWRRNRRDTLSKRVGSRIGNGIRNRLTGESIHDTGCSLKVMRADMVKRIKMFKGMHRFLPTLMRMEGARVVEMEVNHRPRRHGTSNYTNWRRAREGFFDLLAVRWMQRRYQPATIGEKHV, from the coding sequence ATGAAGATTTCCTTTGTCATTCCGGTGCATAACGAACAGGACAATCTCCTACCCCTTTTCGACGAAATCACCCGGATGGCCGATGCCGAACGGTACGAATACGAGATCATCTTCGTCGACGACGGGAGCCGCGACAACAGCCTCCAGGTTCTAAAATCCCTGGCGCGGGGCTGCCCGGCCGTTCGCTACCTATCGCTGGCCGCCAACCGGGGCCAGTCCGCGGCCCTGGGGGTGGGCTTCGCCCACGCCGCCGGGGATGTCATCATCACCATGGACGCCGACGGACAGAACGATCCGGCCGATGTGCCGGCCATGATGGCCCGTTACGGCGAAGGCTGCGACATGGTGACCGGCTGGCGCCGCAACAGGCGCGACACCCTGTCCAAACGGGTGGGGAGCAGGATCGGCAACGGCATACGTAATCGTCTCACCGGGGAGAGCATTCACGACACCGGCTGCTCTCTGAAGGTCATGCGGGCGGACATGGTTAAACGGATCAAGATGTTCAAGGGGATGCACCGTTTCCTGCCGACCCTCATGAGGATGGAGGGAGCCCGAGTCGTTGAGATGGAGGTGAACCACCGCCCCCGGCGCCACGGCACATCCAACTACACCAACTGGCGGCGGGCCCGGGAGGGGTTCTTCGACCTGCTGGCGGTGCGCTGGATGCAACGGCGGTATCAACCGGCAACGATAGGAGAAAAACATGTCTAA